Part of the Henckelia pumila isolate YLH828 chromosome 2, ASM3356847v2, whole genome shotgun sequence genome is shown below.
AGTGGCCATTTGAATCATTCTTTCTTTCCTTCAAGCATGATTTTTTTCCTTCAAAGACTCAAACATTGGTGATGGAATATTGTTTTCTCCAGGATATCTCAATATAGCAAATCATCAAGATTTAGGTCAATCATTGTCAGGATATTATCACTATGCTTCCTGTTTGTTCATTCTAGAAATGGAATTTTTCTGTCAGTATTCTATcgagagaaaaaaataaaatactcttgGTATTGTATTAGTATGAGCTTACTTTTCAGAGTCGCTAAAGTATTAACATGTTTTTTCGAAAATAGAAATGTCATGAAGCTTCAGAGTAGATATTCTAGTAAATCTTCCTGCTCGTGGTTTCGTATAAAAAATCCTCAAGCAGCAGATTATGCACCGAATCTGCTGATTGCATCTTACTTCTTAGGAGTTCGTATATCGAAGCTCAGCTTGAAGAATTTCACGCACTTAACTGTGGTTAAAAACTTTAAGATTCTCCATGACTGAACCTTGTCTTAGAATCAACCATTTGGTTTTTTTTGCAACCAACCATTTGAGAGTGGTTATAGtctatgttttttttatcattgcTTGAAAGACTGAACTTTGCTGAGTGCGCCACTGGACTAGCAAGTTAAAAATTAAAAGTAGCTACTCCTGTCACCTTTTGTCTTTCTGCTTTACTGCGAGAAAAACATAACATTGTCCTACGGAAGCACTTCCTTTCAGACTTGGTAAACTGATTCACCTCATGGCTCATTAAATAAAAGCGGAAATTATTTACAGCAGTCTTCGTGAAATTCCTCGTCTTCTTGTCCCTAATGGTTCAATTTGCATTTTCAAGCTTTGAGGTTTAATCTAAGTAACAAAGTTATATGTTTTTTATCAACATTATAATGCAGATGATATGCTTAGTATGTATGCTGCTTGATTATGTTTTGGAGTGGTCACAGTTTGAAATCAATATCACAGTTGTACTGTTCCAAGAATTTTTATTGTGTCTAAAGTCTCAACATACATGTTGCATTGATTGTTACTGCACTTGATAATGATCTTCCAAAGATTTCTAACTCGATCTGGCATCAGAGAATACTGAATGAACGAACAGCCTTATTTTTCCTGAAAATATAAGCTGGTATGGGTTTGAATGATTCTCTCTTGATGAGCTTTTGAGCTAAATATTATGTGGTGCAAAGTATTCTTCCTCACGTAATAAATTATGTCAGGACAGGTCTTTCTTAGTGTCTTCATCGCCTTGCCATTTACGCTTGAATTTGAACTTTTGAGATTCCATTTCACATCTATCTTCCTTGTACaattgtttcttgagttttctaGTGTATTTTCCGTCTTGGCCATCTGTTTTATACAGGCGTCGCGTTTTCTGTGTAAAATGCTGACTGCTCTCCAGTATAATTTACATGCAAGATAAGATTTACAGGTGAGCATCTAGTTTATGAGGAAAGATAGGATTAAGGATTCCTGAGTTCTAAAATGATATCCTCTCGGTAAAAGAAGTGCTTTTCATTTGCAGTCAGAAGTAGGTTGGTTCTCTGTTACAATGTGGTCCAGGTTCATAGTGAAATTATTGTGTGATATGGTGTGCAGTCACCATTGTGGTCTTCGTACACCACTTTGACATTATTGAAGGAGAAGAATGAAtgacaattgacaaatcatagaaTTAACTCTTTTAGTAACTTGGATTAATTGCTTGCGCAAATGATAATATGCAGATTAGTTATTGGACTCATTGTGTAGAATCTTGGTTGCACCCAGGCTCATCATGCGAGCCTAGAGCGCGACAGAAATTGAGTTATCAATGAGCACAAATCATTAGTTTTGCAGCATTCGATAGATGCACATCCATTTTTCGTCTGATTCACTGTTTTCCCTACCATAGAACTGACCTTATGCTTGACGTGTATCAGAATTACATGTGATGATGATGAGGAGCGAGCAAGCCGGAGGGTTTATAGGGGTTGCACTCGCTCTCCAACTTGCAAAGGATGCACCACCTGCGTGTGTTTCGGGTGCCAGACTTGCCGCTTCTCGGGCTGCTGCTGCCAGACTTGCATGGATTTCACCGCAAATGCTAAATCTTGATTACAATAAAATGATACATCTCTAATTTATTGTCTTGTCTTTTCTTTTCGTGTCttgtcttttcttttctctatTTATCGTTTTTTCTCGTTGGTTCATTTTCCTGATTATTATCCTAACCCATAGTGAAAAGCAGCAGAATTTGCTGGAATTTTACCCCTTGCGGTAGCTATAACTTGAGATTACAGTTTCCAATTTTCAGTGCTTTTCCCTGAACTAGAGCCAGAGATATTTTTTTCCTTCTTGATCATTCAATTTTTGTCATCaaatctttattttttattctttattaaTTATTGTTGTTAATATTAACCATATTAATCAGGTAAATCAAATATGACAGTCTAGCTCATGAGACTTTGGTAGGATAATTGAACTCACGATCATTTGTTAAACGTGGACCTATTTCATTAACTCATGCACTCGTGATCATTTGTTATCAAAAACAGATACTCAAAATGTAAGTGTTTTTCATTGTAACAATTcacaaaaaatttatgaaaaattagaatataatttttttttaaaaaaaatgataggcCGGCTCTCAAACGAACCACTGCAACTGTAACTCTATTCACCTATTTTTTGTGACAATACAATCGTTTTGACGACTCTAcattatgttttatgttataGGGACTCGAGTAGTCGAGTCAAAGGTGGAATGCCACTTTGCCaacattgttgatcaacaattatatatatatatatatatatatacaatagatgagttgacctgtacaatagatgagttgacttgtacatggtaaacatgaagtgggcatatacgcacacacacacacatatatatatatatatatatatatatatatatatgagttcttttatcaccatatgcccacttcatgcccaccatgtacaagtcaactcatctattgtaccggtcaactcatctattgtacatggtggacatGAAGTGAGCATAtattgttgggcaccataaaagaactctacatatatatatatatatatgatatatatatataggacttTTAAGTTGCCCAACAATATTTTTTCACCTCGTTACCGACCACTAAAACCtgataccgggttttagttattttttttcgcataactaaaacacgataccgggttttagtggtcggggacgagttgaGTATCATTGGTTgagcagctgaaaatttctatatatatatatagatgaagtTTTCAGCTGCGCAACAAATTCCTTCCCACTTCATCTCGATCACTAAAACCCGGTGGTGGGTTTTAGTggtgaaaaaaatcaaaaacaaaaaccactaaaaTCGGATTATAATTGTCGGGCATGAAGTGAAGAGAAATTGTTGCGCagctgaaaatatatatatatatatatatttgagttggacaagaatttatttttcattgaCCTAGTGGGTTTTCCAAACAAtctcattttaaattttcaaaaaattacctACTTCCCAACAGTGCTaacattgaaaacatgcattccATTGTTGAGAATTTGCATGTGATTGATAGTCGTTATTTTCACGGTTGTCTGGTTGTTTCTTAGGAAATGGACGTCCACCGAATATCAGTATGTGGGTATATTTGTTAGGAAAAACTAGAATATGGCAGaagaaaatagtaaaaaaattcAACAGTTGAGGCTCATGTTGAACACAATTTTCTTAAAATGATTTTGACTCGCTCTTTGTACTTACGGTGTTTGACAATCTTCTCCCAAGATACAACAACTCCTGTTTGTGATTACAGCACTGGAAAATCACAACTTTCTTGACCAGAAATGTTAATTATAAAGTCTCTTTTATAGAAAGAAAGGAATgagcaagatgaatgcaatgcatgtctttcaaaatttgagaatttatgtataaaatgaTGTTTGATTCTCATATTTATGTTGTTTCTGTGTAAAAACAAAACTTTTCAATCACGTGGTGTGTCTTTTGGTTCAaataattgataaaaatcacCAAAAAAAGTCAAAAAACATTAGAAAACTCGAAAAAGGCAtgcatttttttgtgaaaaagtGTCACATGCGTCCCAATCAGAAGCACCAGTGCAGAGGCGCTATATATTGCGCCCTTGCGCCATCCCAGGCACCTAGGCCCCCCTGCTCGCATGGAAAAATGCCCAGGCAACAAGACCAGTGCAGGGGCGCAATATTTAGCGCCCAAGcgcaacaaattttttttttcattgccTTTTTTCGAAATTCTCATTGCTTAATTTCAATTCATTAAGCACAAATAAAATTTCCAACAAccccccacatgaatgaaatTAATGCATGAATGCATATGATGTCAAAGAGAGTTCACACAAAAATTTATTGCATCAGAAGAGGTAACTCTTGGCTTTGAACCTTCCGTAGTagaatactatcggatttaATAGGCCACGAAGTGAacatgatgtcttgaacttctTGGAGGTTTGTGTAAAACCAGACAATAGTACCTACACAATGACTTTTCTTTATTTCTATTGGTTTTCCGGTTGTGTTCGTTTTGGCCATGGAACATATCTTGGCTTTATAAATGTTTCATCGAGGTGGCCCGTCCTCACACTTACATAGGTGGTCTCCTCATAAGAGTATTCTACCATACTCCGCCATTTTTAGGCAAGGAACCATAAAAAGTTCAAACTTAACCTTACTACATGTGTAGACAACAACACTCTTCGTTCTAGGAATGAGTTAGAAAAAATTCCTGAGTGTTTACTCAAGTTCTCATAATTTAGTTGTCCCATTAAACTAAGattttgggatctccaatcaACAAGGTTGAGTTACCACTATGAAAGCTTTATTTTGTAGACTTTAAGCCCATTCCTCTTGACAAGTTGTACACTTGATCTTTATTCAATGCTTTTGTAAGCAGATCCGCCAAGTTATTCTTTGATTTAATATAATCAATAGTGACAACTCCATTAGAGATTACTTGTCGTACAGTATTGTGTCTTCGATGAATATGTCGAGACTTaccattatatataatattatatgccATTGCAATTGCCGATTGACTGTCACAGTGTATCATAATTATAGGCATTGGCTTTGACTAACAAGGAATATCCTCCAGAAAATTTCTAAGTCATTCTGCCTTTTCTGCAGCTTTATCAAGTGCTATGAATTCAGATTCCATTGTGGATCTAGCGATGCAAGTTTGTTTCGACGACCTCTAAGAAACTGCGCCACCACCAATGCTAAATACATAACCACTAGTGGATTTGGAGTCTTTGGTGTCAGAAATCCAGTTTACATCACTATATACCTCTAGAACCGCAAGCTATTTAGTATAGTACAGTCCATACTCCAAGGTGTACCTTAGATATCTAAGCATCTGTGTTAAATCTTTTCAATGAACATCATTTGGGCTACTGGTAAATCGGCTCAGTTTATTTACCGCACAAGCGATATCGGGCCGTGTAAAGTTCGTGATGTACATAAGACTTCCAATAATTTTGGAGTATTCTAATTGAGAAACCGGTTTCCCATGATTTTTACTCAAGTGGGCGCTCATATCAAGAGACGTCTTTGCAGGGGAACAATCATATGCATTGAACATTTTCAAGACAGTCTCAACATAATGAGACTAAGAAAGGACAATAGCCTCTGAAGTCCTAGAGATTTTAATCCCTAGTATAACATTGGCGATGCCCAAATCCTTCATGTCAAAATATTTTGTCAAAATTTTCTTTGTTTCATTTATCATATCTTGATTACTCTCAATTATAAgcatgtcatcaacatataGACATACTATCACATAAGAATCTTTTGTGCCCCTTATGTAGACATATTTGTCATACTCGTTAATCTTAAATCCATTTGTCAACATAGCTTTGTCAAACTTTTCATGTCATTATTTAGGCGCTTGCTTAAGTCCATATAAAGACTTAATGAGTCGACACACTTTTTTTTCTTTACCCCGAACAACAAATCCTTTGGGTTGATCCATGTAGATCTTTTCTTCTAACTCACCATTCAAAAATGCagttttgacatccatttgatgtatCTCAAGGTTATGCAATGCTGAACTTGCGATGAGCACACGAATGGATGTTATTCTTGAGACTGGTGAATAAGTATCGAAAAAATCAAGACCTTCCTTTTGTCTGTATCCTTTAGCCACTAATCTAACCTTGTATTTTTTGACTGTTTCATCGGCTTTATATTTTCGTTTCAAGACCCATTTGCAGCCTAATGTCTTGGTACCTGGTGGAATATCCACCAATTCCCAAGTATGATTTTTCTTAATGGAATTCATTTTTGTGTTAATGGCTTCTTTCCAGTATGGAGCTTCAGGGCTAGACAATGCATCTCACAAGGTCTTTGGTTCATTTTCTAGCATGTAAGTGAGAAAATTTGGACCAAAAGACTTCACGATTCGAGCCCTTTTACTTTGCCGAGGTTCTTCCTTATGTGCAGAACCTTCATTCACCATTTCTCTGGTTTTTTTACTAGAATTAGGATCTTTCTTTTCAGAATCGTGTTTCAAATTACGAGGAAATTCTTCTTGACAAATGCTTTTACTTGCCAATTTAATTATGCCTCTATTAGTATTCGGTTCATATCCTTGAGAAGAACCTTCATTTGACATTTATTTTGTTCTTTGACTATCCGTGTCATGTTCCCTCTTTTTGCAGGgaaatattctttcaaaaaaTACTGCATTTCTGGACTCAATAGTTATCCCGTTGgtcattccagaaatttcagaTTTGTGCACTATAAATCTATAGGCACTACTATTATGTGTATATCCAATGAATATGCAGTCGACCGTATTTGGTCCTATTCTCACTTGTTTTGGATTTGGTATTTCAACCTTGGCCAAACACCCTGTACTTGTAGGAAGGTTCGTGACCTTTCTATAATTCATATGGCGATTTGTCATTTTTCTTGTGGGGAATCTTGTTCAGTATGTGATTAGCCGACAATATTGCTTCCTCACACAAGTTTTGAGGTAAGCCCGATGTTATCAACATGACGTTCATCATTTATTTCAGAGTTCGattttttctttcagcaatCCCATTAGATTGAGGCGAATATGGAGCAGTAGTTTGATGTATAATACCCAAGAATGAGCAAAACTAATCAAATGGAGCTCCATATTCTCCTCCTCTATCACTGCGAATACTTTTTATTTGCTTACCaagttgattttcaacttcGGTTCTGTAGGTTTTGAAAGCATCAAGTGTTTCATATTTACCCCTCAAAAGATATACATAGTCGTATCTTGTGCAATCGTCAATGAACGTTATGTAGTATTTCTTGTCTTCTCTAGTTTGCACAAACTTAAGTCACCAATATCGATGTGAATCAATTCAAGagttgttgtacatctttcaatAGAATGAAAAGACGCTTTGGTCATTTTTGCTTCAACACATATTTCGCATTTATGTGTTGGATCAATTTTGTATTTTGGCAATAATTCCAAATTCATTAAACGTCTCAGAGTATTAAAATTTACGTGTCCCAAACGAACATGCCATAAATCAGAACACTCAAGCAAATAAATCAAATCGTTATCTTTATTGCCATCGATGTTGCGGTTAACCGCAATTACATTCGACTTGAAGAGGCTCTCATTGAGATACCCCTTCCCAACAAAATGACCATTATTGGTCAATACAAACTTGTTTGATCCAAATACCAGCCTAAACCCATGTTTTACAAGTGCTGACCCGATAATAGATTCTTCTTTATTTCAGGAACATGTATCACTTCAGCGAGGGTCACTTCCATTCCAAACATCATTCTCAAGTTAACTTTTCCAACCCCCACAATGTCCGATATGACAGAGTTTCTCATAAACAACTTTCTCCCAGAAGTTGGAGTGTATGTGGAAAACATATCCTTATCGGAGCATATGTGGCGGGTAGCACCCGTATCAACCCACCAATCGTTTGGGTTGTCCAGCAGATTCGTCTCAGAACACAACTGCAGTTAAATCAAgttcagaaaaattaaaagatacCTACCTTTCTTGAACCATGTTTGCTTGTTCCTTCCCTTTCTTTGGGCATCTGCAATCCTTaaccatatgattcggttttCCGCAGTTGTAACAGTTTTCTTTAAACTTCTTTTGATATTTCGATGGTTTTTGTTCACTCACAAACTTTTTCTTCTTCCCTTTGTTGCTCGATTCCACTATATTAACTTTTGCAGCCATCCTACTTTTCTTGTTCTCAGTAGCACGGTTATCTTCTTCAATCCTCAGTCTTGTGATCAAATCTTCGATTTTCATTTCCTTTCTCTTGTGCTTTAAGTAATTTTTGAAATCCTTCCACAAAAGAGGGAGTTTCTTAATCAATGCAACAACATGGAATGACTCGCTTAGACTCATCCCCTCCGCATGAATCTCGTGCAGTAGTATTTGTATTTCCTGCACTTGACTCACTACAGATTTGGAGTCTGCTATCTTGAAGTCTAGGAAACGTCCAACAATAAACTTTTTGAGGCCAACATCCTCTGCTTTGTATTTCTTTTCAAGCACTCCCACAATTCCTTTGCAATTTTGACTTGACAATACACGTTGTATAATACATTATCTAGTCCATTCAAAATGTAGTTCTTGAAAAGAAATTCGCTTTGGTTCCATGAGTTTACTACGGCCCTTTTGCAATGATCGACTTCATCTTCAGGAATGGAAGGAGGATCTTCTTTCAGAAATCTGGCCAGACTCAAATTTGTGAGATAGAACAACATTAACTGTTGCCATATTTTGAAGTCTGCACCATTAAATTTTTCAGGATTTTCTCCATGTGTCGCAAAAGTATTCGTCGTTGTTGATGATGATGCCATATTCAAGTTTGTTCAGAAAATCTTCTTAAGATTATGGGTATATTTGTTAGGAAAAACTTGAATATGGCAAAAGAAAACAGAGAAAGAATTCAACAATTGAGGCTCGTATTGAACACGATTTTCTTAAGAAGATTTTGTCCCGCTCTTGGTGCTTACGATGTTTGGCAATCTTCTCCCAAGATGCAATAACTTCTGCTTGTGATTACAGCATTGTAAAATCACAAGTTTCTTGACCagaaatatatgtttataaaCTCTCTTTtgtagaaataaaaaaaaaggagcaagatgaatgcaattaATGTCTTTCAAAATATgagaatttatatataaaatgatgTTTGATTCTCATATTTATGTTGTTTCTGTGTAAAGACAAAAATTTTCAATCATATtgtgtaatggactgggcccgCACCCTCTGCTCTAGCCCATCTGGCCTCTGCTCTGGGCCGGCCCAACCATATTCTACTCATtggccttctccccacctggaaaGGGGAGTTCATGTCCTCCCCAGAGATTGAACCTTGTACCTTCAGCCTTAAGTACAAAGTATTCTGATCCATGGTACCACTTGAGCTACTGTCCATTacaaaaaagggcgcccttttttaAATGGACTGGGCCCGCACCCTCTGCTCTGGGCCAACCCAGCCATATTCTACTCATGACCTTCTCTCCACCTGGAAAggggagtttcatgccctccccaagaTTCGAACTTGCACCCCAGGCATAAGTGCAAATTCTTATCAATCCTGGTACCACTTGAGCTACTAGGACAGATGGGCTAGAGCAGAGGGTGcgggcccagtccattacatgtTTGTGTCTTTTGGTTCAAATAACCGAAAAAAATCACcaaaataagtaaaaaaaaatcaaaaaactcGAAAAAGGCATGCACTTTTTCTTGAAAAAGTGTCACATGCACCCCAGGCAGAAGCACTAGTGTAGGGGCGCAATATATTGGAtatatactttatttttttaaaaaaaatcctttATATCTCCAGTCCAAATTTATTAAGCCCAAcctatatttatgtattatttttgatatattctatgaattttattgatacattgattttttaaaaatcttaacCACCCATTTCTAggaattttattgattattgatttttcaaaaatcttaaCTACTCCTTCATTTATTTCTGACTCCGCCCCTTTGTGTTGAATTCGAAAAGGCTAGCTAGAAAAACGGACGGACTACCATGCCCATCATATTAAATAGAAGATACAGCTAGCACAAATATTACagctattaatattttatcaaatttatttttttgctgCATCCAgttgtatatattatatatgcatgTGAGTTATCTGACCCCAAAACCAACACAACTTACTCTGAAGTCACGTAAATATAGCTGCATAACAATGACATTTAcctctatttattattattaatttgtactattttatccaaaaatattgTATTATGTGATTGTTGAAACTCTCCTAAAGCATTTTTAGGTCATGTTCTTTCGATGAAAGAGCGATTaggtgttatatatatatatatatattttctttgaACACCTTGTAttgatgttatatatataattttgatacgCTGCACGAAGGTGTGCGGGATATCGTTGAACGCTTGCAGAAATTCGGTAGTGTGTTTTAGAAACTCAATGGCCAAGTAAATTTTTGTTCTAAAACACACCATCAGATTTCTGAAGGCGTCCAAAAATTGCAGGAGAAACACGATGGCCAAGTATATTTTTGTTCAAAAACACACCACCGAGTTTCTGAAGGCGTCCAAAAATTCCCTGCACACCTTCATGCAAGGTTCAGAATTGGTTGTATAATATATGCATTAATTGAAGGGCAAAAAATCATACTATTTGAAGCATCCCAATAAATCgagcaattaattttttttaaaactaaaaggtTTCtgtaaatggatattcattttttttaccaaattagttaattaattaaacaatcgtgaaaattaaataacattTTTCCTAAGCTTTTGCATGCTAACTTTGAGACGTTGACGTTGCACTAGATACGTGATGTAGTCAAATATTATTCAATCAAAAATGATATTGACATATATTATATACTACGTACTATGATTATATTAAAGTATACATTAttcaatcaaatatttaatattgtcACAAATATTGCGCAACCACCATACATTTTTCTATAGCATTGGACCACTTGCTCTACTTAAACTTACATTAATTCATATTTCATTCCGTGAGTCATTTAATTCTTCCAACCACTCAATCTTTAATTtacaattattaattattataatctCTGGACAATTTCAAATTTGTATCGACTTCATGTACCCCCAGGGGGCCAACTATTTTTAGCTGTAATATAGGTAAATAATTTAActcatataatttattatttgccTTATTTTTGGGGCTAAAAATAAATTGCCATCCTCAAGAATTTaatgttctttttttttaataaatgaaTTTATCATATATTTAGATATTTCATATACACGAACACATGAACATGAAGAACATCTTTTCATTTCCAAAAAAGATTAATCAACATGAAAatgaatttataaataaattaccACAAAGCGCTTATGAttcaactaaaataaaattagaaatcAGTGATACATTCCAGATCTCAAGTTAAAATAAACGTATAATATAAGACTAGAATTTATTTCTCTAATTCCAAAGAGGAGAACTAGCTACAACACTAGCAAAAACAATGTTAATTAAAATAAcccaacaaataaaaatttaacaataTTCCATGCTAATACAAACCAAAGTCTCCaaaggtaaaaataaaatataatagaaaaaatagccaataaaatttttggtcaaaaaaaaaaaaaacaatattattATTCACTGGTACGACCTTAACATGGCACCACAAAATGTGCAAATAATAGCCCTCCAATTTTGCCAGTAGAATGGCACATAACAGAACCTGGTGGCCGTCTTCATGTCCGCCACGCTGGCGCCGCCGCCGCACCGTGAACATATCCCGGCGGCGGGCTTGCTCCGCCGGACCTTCTTCgtttgatcaacaagaaaacaGAAGCAcaccatttttttaattttaatgtatatatttgaatttctggaggaaaaaaaaattaaaataattagagGAAGAAGTTCTGCGGGAGAAGTGCTTCTTTTTTTGTTAGGTTATGTTTCATAAAGAGGCAGAGGGAGGAAGGTATTTTATAGGCATGAAGGAAGTTGGAAGGTAGATATGttctttaatattttttcacttgacttttttgtttttatttttttaatccccCATTACATGGGGTGCTGTtcacaaaaattaataatttaatattattatgttcCTATACATATTATTTTTCTGGGAAAATGTTTTCGAAATTTTAATTGACATGTTTCGGGTTTTGGTCTTCTAAAGTAGTTAAAATTGAGAATCTTGTTCTTTTAAATTTGTTCGTCTTTTGCTTTTGATGATACTTTATCGACGTGTTGTGTAATGCCGAATATGTTAGTATTTTTTTGGTGTAATGTCAGCATTTTCTGATTTCATATCAGGATTAGTAAAACATATAATactgaatttatatatatatattttaaaaaacgaCCGAGTTGGTTTTGACTACTCAAAGTTCCCAAACTTGAAATAGGTAAAAACTAAATTAGAGTAAGATttggctatatatatatatatatatatatgtgtgtgtgtgagttGTCTTAGGACAATCTTTGTCCATTGTATGTGTATGTAGGTAAAAGTCCAATATAtcctaatattatttataattcacTTTCCGCTACACATACTCGacgtaataaataaaaatacaaatgtTTTATTCATAaagatataattataattgtatGGGTTGTCAATCACCATCTCCATAAATCTGAAAATTCAGTGCTACTCGATTAAATCACAAATCCAATTAAATTTCACATGAGAAAATACAACTCATCCCAGGTATCAGCATCATTCGATTA
Proteins encoded:
- the LOC140885521 gene encoding uncharacterized protein; translated protein: MVCFCFLVDQTKKVRRSKPAAGICSRCGGGASVADMKTATRFCYVPFYWQNWRAIICTFCGAMLRSYQ